In Leishmania braziliensis MHOM/BR/75/M2904 complete genome, chromosome 27, the DNA window TCCGATGCCCCTCCCCGTCCACCATAAGCACCACCCCATACCTCATCCCTTCTACACCTTACTACATGCACAGACTTTTGCCTGAATGCTTGATTgcatgggcgtgtgtgtgtgtgtgtgtctgtgtgagtgggtgtgggtgtgatgGTTTGCATATTTCCATAACCcgccctcccttcctctcttttcttggaagaaaaggagagaggggggaggagggggagggggaaggctCTTTTGTGCTCCAACGCTTCTTTGGGCTTGTGTGCGCCTGAAGATGAACACGGCGCTTTCCTCACGTGTGGCGTCgtgcccctctccttctctcagTGCTTCGAATGGGATCTGCCCTGCTTGGCGTCTCTCATCCTTTGCCCTTCacgtctcccccccccctccccctctgctgtgcctgctgcagagggggggagacgaggcagggtgaggaggggttTGCAATCGTTGCAGGAAACCGCACCACCAGCGCGAGAGTGCTCAGCAAGAGGAAgtagagagagtgagagaggggaagacaGAGGGACACACGAGCCGACGACAGCCAACACGACGCAATcacacaaagaaagagagagagagagcaaaatCCGTGAAACacgaacaaacaaacaaaaaggggaACTACGCAGAGAGGCGAAAGCAAAAGTCCGAAGAGAAGGCCTTgtgcgaaaaaaaaataaaagtaaaaaaaaaataaataAAACGTTTTGAAGGTGCGCCTTTTCCTGGCAGTGTTGGCCACCGATGAAAAGGCACGCACAACGGGCATATCCGCTAAAAGACGGTAAAAGGCAAAGCGTGCCACGATCAAGCGCACGCAGGACCAAaacaaacacaaaaaaaaaacagctaaaaggggaagggggtggacgcagccgctgtcgcacGGGACTCCCACACTGAAGTCCAGAGTCCCTCCTCACCGCCGATCCCATTCTGCCGTCGGTGGTGTCACCAGTAAGAACTTCGGCGTTTCCAAACAGGAGCGCTGAATCGCTGCTAGTATACCGCAAGCAATCATCTTTTCCACAGTGTGCGCAGGAAAAACTACGCGATCCTCGCTTACCGCGCAAGTCGTTCTTGccagcaaacacacacaatcaTACACACCTGCTGGCTTAGCCAGCAGTGATCAATCAATGCACGTCAAGCCTACAGATGGGCACATTCAACGTACTTCGGCACAGCGGACTTCAGTGCATCGCTCGCCTTCGACGCAAAGCGCTTCTCGAAGCTCTCCTGGAACATCACAACCAACTCCTTCGCCGTATGATTGAACGCCTTTACGTCCTTCCATGCCTTGCGCGGGTCCAGCAGGTGCGacggcacgcgcgcgcacttCTTCGGAATGTGCAGCCCCCAGCCCGGGTACACGATGTACTCCTCCTTGTCCAGGCTGCCGTCGTGAATTGCATCGATCACGGCGCGCGTCAACTTCAGCGGCATCCGCTTCGCGCCGCGGTCCCGACGCCCGCCGGGGTAACCGGGGTTCAACAACCACACCCCCCCAATGGGCTCCGTCATCTTTTTCGCCAGGTGGTCACCGTAAAAAGGCGCGTGGGCCAAAAGAAACGGCCGCGAAACACCCCAAAAAACCGGGTTTCCCACCGGAAGGTTTCCCCCCTCAACCCCGGGCCTTTCCCGTGGTCCCCCTTAAAAAAAACTGCGTCGAGGCCATCAAGCGGCGCTGTTTNNNNNNGTGGNNNNNNNNNNNNNNNNNNNNNNNNNNNNNNNNNNNNNNNNNNNNNNNNNNNNNNNNNNNNNNNNNNNNNNNNNNNNNNNNNNNNNNNNNNNNNNNNNNNNACAGACGAAACCCCcatccctcttttctccccaACAGGAGCGAAGCGAGAGAAATGGTGCTGAGGGTCTCTCGGCTAGCCATCGCGGTGGAACACAtgtgcacacacccacgtgaCTCTCTGAGGAGCACCTCCCGACATTTGACGATTTAGCTTTGCCACCTAGCCTGGTAGTCTGACTCGCAAATTGGTAGTTCGAGGCCCCGTACTCAATGCGAAGCGGATGCGACTGGGCTGAGCAAagtccaaaaaaaaaaaaaagaaagtaACGTAGGCATAAAAACGAGCCTTGCGGCTATCAAAAAGGGGGCGGCAGTCGAGAgtgagagtgtgtgtggggggtgagggggggtGTCTGGGTGGATGGGGGTTAAAGATAAGCACAAGGAGTGGAAGATTCCTATTGGTGAATTCTTtgacggccgccgcggctttTCGCTTTTCGACCTCAACAGTTTCACTTCGTCACTACGGACAAGAAGTTCACCGCTCAGGCAGGAAAACGAGCTGataaaaagagagacatgAGGAGAAATTAAATCGACTGGCACGTGTGCAGAGTATTGAGCGACGCTGAAAGAGgaaacgaaacaaaaaaaaaaaacagagagagtcAGAGTGAAACGAGGTGAAGAGTAACACGTAGGGGAAGTCACCGTCTGTATACGTGCATCCATGACTTCGTGCTTGGGTCTGTGCTTTTCATAAGAGGAGCGTTACTGTAGGAAAACAAacaagggagaagaggaggggggtaaTAAGCTGAGTAACGCGCCCGCGTCAAGCATGGATGAGGTCGTGTTATCGGCACTACGATGAAGCGCTAGAGAATagcagagaagggagagaaagaaagggcaCAATAATCACAGCAGAAAGAAACCCACAGGAACccagcgaggaggagttggggggaagagggagggagatggcGAGAACAATAACATGGTGGCCAAGGCTTTGCCTGCTCCGTGAGCTGTCCCCCACGCGTGCGTCAGCCTGTGTATTGAGAACACTTTGgcctttgcttttctttttgcttttttttttttgcgttcTCAGTTCTCATGGTAGCCTCTCCGCATGCGTGTatggcagtggcggcaagcgtgtctctcttttctgcggAAACCTTTTCGCGCTCGCCTTTTTTTCGGCCATCAGTGAATGCCTCCGTTCCTTCGCCAGCGTGAGAGGTgagaggtgagagagaagagagaagggaggaagtcGCAATACGAGCACCAGCGAGCCAGCATACTCGCGCCCAATACACATGACTGCTGGGCGGTGTGGGGGGGGCAATCCGGTCGCCTACACCGAGGccacaccggcagcggcagagcgcGGCTTTCATACAGGAGCATCGACACACGTATGTGCGGTGCTTGGGCACCGACGAGAGTGCGGGGCTGCCGGACCTGTCCACCCCACCTGCCTCaccggagggggggggacatgAAGGGGCCCGATGGACGGCACCTACTGCGGAGGCACGGATAGCGAAAATGACGAGAAAAGGAGCGACACGGTCACCGTGGCCCTTCCTCAACGACGATGAAAGGTAGAAGTATCTCACTGGCAGGTAGAGCAGCGAGCGCGCTTCCACTGGGCAAGCAAAACACGATCGTGCGGACGATCGCGTCGCACCGCCATGCCCTACGAGGAGCGCACAAGGATaaacaaagagagcaaaggacCGAAAATGAATTCCCTTTCAGCAGCGGCTAGGATGCTCATCTGCTGGTCCAGGAAGGtggggagaaagaggtgaggaggggaaggaggggaaggagcgTGAGGGTTAGTCAGCAGCATTCCCTCTCCAAGCGACACCCGTGCCATAGTATACCCTTGTTGTTGAGTGTGCTGGCAAGGACGTGTGCTCGACCAGGTGGGTGGGCTGTCGAGGTTCTTGCGCGCGCGAGGATACGGCCAGTCGCCAATGCGTGAGAAACGCCGCAATGCCGACGGACAGAAgggcaaagaggaaaaagaacgAAGTATAGAGCACGAGAAAATGGGAGAGAAATCAAAAGAGGAGCAAAACCCCACAAAACAGAGAGGCCATTGacggagaaagggaagaatGGGGGTGtgtaggagggggggaaggcggaGCGTAACGGAGTGAGTCAGTCCAccaacaaaaagagagaagaaaaaaaaacgttcAAACAAATGCGCGACGTGGCCAAATGTTGGTGAGTTGCGGGGGGCCCGCACGCCCTCCTTCGGTGCTGTCTCTTTTTGTTCTCCGGGATGCAGGGTCGCCCTAGAACGATCGATGAGATACGCTACGTTCTTCTTCTCGATaatcattttttttttttgcgcttttcccccctccccctctctctctgtccgtCGATTTGGGGTGTTCCCGAAAAGCACGGGAGGATTGACTGTCAACGACAGAGCCCTCTGCCCTGCATTCCTCACACACGTATGGGCAtgaatgtgtgcgtgcgcgtgagcaaaaaaggggaggaaggagaatAAAGGAGGAGGGTAGGTGACTGTGTACGGTGTTGTTGAATGTCGGCCTGGTTGTCTATCTGTCGgggcgtgggcgtgggcgtgggcgtgggtgtgtgtctgcgcatCACTGAGCTCCTGTGCTGGAGAAAcgcggggagagaaaggggagaagaggagggaagaagacaaaagggaaaaaaaaaacatgaAGAGTACATGTCAGCCAAAGCTGGCCgaaaggaagaggcaggaggagaaaaCGCAATAAAGCGAatacgtgcgtgcgcataGCGGCAAACCACCTCTCTACGCTTTGCAGGGCAGCCCGGAGTGCGTGCGTACTGCGAAAACAGCGCAAAGGCACATCCCGCTCAGTCGATacgcactcacacacgcaagcgCGCGACGCGTAAAGCGCATCAAACCACACCACTCAGCAAAGAAGGGTGCGCACACCGGCACCAACAGCAGAAGAGCACACACGAATAAGGgacagaaaaggagagctGAGAGACGCGACTGCGAGACGCATATCGCTTCCGCCACCTCTCGCTTGCTCTTCTTCGGTAGGTGCCTCGGTTGCTGAATCCCTTTTTTACGTCTCTGTGCATCTGCTTGAGATaggggagagaagcacaacTGTGCAAAGGTAACTTCTTGTCACACataacagagagagagagagaggaggggaaaacaCAGCATGTGGTTTTAAGCAGCGTTTCTCTTTGTACTTGAGTGAATTCTTTCGGCGTTGTGGTTGCTGCTTGTGAGGGGATTATGTTCGCCTCCCTGTCTGACTCACTTGGAGGCGTTGGAATCAATTCTGCCAAGCAtcaagagaggggggatgagTGCTCTTCTCCGAAGCACTCGTTTCAACTTGACGCTCAGCTAAAGGTTTCGGGCGATCGTAtgttcttctttctcctGTTTTGAGGCTGCCTGTCCGAcgcttccttttctcttcgttcTTCCATCTTTCCTTCGCTGTGATCGCATACactcgcctcctctgcgtgtgtgtgtgtgggtgggtgtcgGTATCAGCCCGAAACAGTAACACCACAACAACATTGCGATTCACCTCCTGCGCACATCGCCACTTTGTTCACTCTGTTCGCCCATCTTTCTGtcgacaaaaaaaaaaacagcggcAACGGGACATGAGAGAGCGGCAGatagcgagagagagagcgagcgagcgagagcaCGTGACAGGGGGAAAAACACGGGTGCTCTACGCGAGCGATTTGATagaacaacagcaaaagCACGCGCAAagtgagaggggagagagagaaaagcgagaagaaCAGCAGGAGAAAAAATAAGGAAGCCGGTACGATCCATGAAGCACATGTCCGCCTATCACCAGAAGAAAGCCGCAAGGAAGACAAATAGAAAACTAAAGAAAACGAAgataggggaggggggaaggcagAGTTAGCAAGCAAGTGGTGATTCCCTATCCTtcggagaagagaagggacTGATGTTGATACCAGACGTTTTGCAGGTGTTTGGCCACGTCAGCTgttggggaggggaggggggtggaggagagcggtGGGTCTGTATGCGTGCTCGTGTGTTGACCTGTGTAGAAGCAAATATTTCGCTCTTCTGGTCTTCACGATGCTTCTTTGATGGAGAAACactcacacatacacacacgtagtCACGTACCAGCTAACTAGCAGGAGGaaaggtgaggaggggggagaagacggGAGTCCGGGGGTagcagcggagaggggggaaggaggaagaggagggtggaggcgaagaggtATCCAACGAAAAGGGATGAAGAGGGAGCAcgggaaaagaagggggcagtgaaaaggaaaagaaaaaaatggcAGATGTTGATCCAAGTAACGAGCCTCCGGTCCGCATGATGCGAGCTCGAGAAgcaaggaaaagagcgagagagcgaggggtTAGAGGGGAAAGCAGGAGCAGGGAGCAAAAGGTAAGTGCGCTCTTTTTTGTGCTTGTTCAGTAGCTGGTccgtatacacacacacatgcacccgCCTTTAGGAACGCATGTAACTGGATGGATGCTTAGCTcacttctcctttcttcactccctcgttctctctctctccctccctccctccttcccttgaccatccctccttcctccactgCTCCTACCACACCTATGCAGACACGCAAACCGAAaagcacacatacatgcgTCAGCAGCtaaaagaaagagagaggtgtcAAATGCTGGACAACGACACGCAAGCAGCACAACTCAGCCTTTcagctctgtgtgtgggtgtgtaggCGCCTGTAGGTACATCTCTGGATGGATTGGGGTGGCGAAGTGGGGGTGAGGTGAATGTGTGCTGGGGAACTcgcgagcagcagaaggaaaaaaagcggAACGCACACCTTTATGACGAGAGTGTCAAGGCCATAGCGTCCGCCGTAAGTAGTGCGCTACAGCGGGCCAACATCGACACGTCCACCGACAAGATCACGAACAGAAACGCAAGAGGTACCAGCGACAGTCACCCCTTGCGGCGGTGAATTACGTACACCaggacacccacacagcTTAGCAAccaggaaagggggggaaggcgaGAAAAATAAAGGCGCACGAAGAAATCTCGCTTTCCCGAAGCCGAGtaagagaagcagcgcgcaccCTACTCACCTGCTAAGCAGAGGGACACTCCAAATAAGTGCTGGGAAAAACAGAGCGTCCATAAGCCACCCACAGTTCACCTTTTACCCCCTGTCTCCGCCGGCTTCGTagccccctcttcctccactcaCACTATTTCTTGCCTGCGCACACGCCTACCGCTTCCATCAGCTGCCAAGCCGCCTTCCACCAAACAACTGCATCGGGCTCTTGCCGTCAGTTTGGCCAGACGGAAAAGCTGTCGTTCCTCACAACTCTCCACAGCGCATCAACGCCCACCATAAAGCACCGCAAAAGTGAGTGGAACACGGCACACACCTGACCGAGAAAAGAGCAGACTTACAAGTGGGCGCATTCAACGTACTTCGGCACAGCGGACTTCAGTGCATCGCTCGCCTTCGACGCAAAGCGCTTCTCGAAGCTCTCCTGGAACATCACAACCAACTCCTTCGCCGTATGATTGAACGCCTTTACGTCCTTCCATGCCTTGCGCGGGTCCAGCAGGTGCGacggcacgcgcgcgcacttCTTCGGAATGTGCAGCCCCCAGCCCGGGTACACGATGTACTCCTCCTTGTCCAGGCTGCCGTCGTGAATTGCATCGATCACGGCGCGCGTCACCTTCAGCGGCATCCGCTTCGCGCCGCGGTCCGCACGCCCGCCGGCGTAGCCGGTGTTCAGCAACCACACCCGCGCATTGTGCTCCGTCATCTTCTTCGCCAGCTGCTCACCGTAGAACGTCGCGTGGCGCACAAGGAACGGGCCGGCGAAGCACGCCGAGAAGACCGGCTTCGCCACCGGCAGGTTTCCCGCCTCCACCCCGGGCACGTTCGCCGTGTACCCCATGATGAACCAAAACATCGCCTGCTCCGGCGTCAGCCGCGCAACCGGCGGCATCACGCCGAACGCGTCATTCGTCAAGAAGATCACGTTGCGCGGGTGCCCGGCAACCGCGTGGGGTCAGCGCGCCGGGGAAGTGCTCCAATGGGTACCCAACCCCCTTGNNNNNNNNNNNNNNNNNNNNNNNNNNNNNNNNNNNNNNNNNNNNNNNNNNNNNNNNNNNNNNNNNNNNNNNNNNNNNNNNNNNNNNNNNNNNNNNNNNNNCCGCGACAGCAGGTGGCCTTGGCGCGGCATCAGCTCGAAATCACCGTCAGTATGCCCTTCTTCATCTCGCCGGCGTACTCCGTGCCGAGGatcacctcctcctgcgtCTTGAAGTTCAGCGACACGGACGTCTTCGACGTGATCCCGGGCACAGACGGGTCTGCCGGGCACTCGCCGGCGTTGTAGATCGTGTACTCCGGCTCGCCAAAGCTCTCCAGCTCCTTCTGCGTCGGGCGGATCAGCATGTTGTACATGAACAGCGCGTGGTACGGTCGGGCCGTGATCACGCGCACCTTCAGGCGATAGCGCTCGTCGTGCCCGGCGAAGCAGTCCACGACAAACATGTGCTCGCGTGAGTTCAGGAAGTCAATCGcgtgcttcttcgccttcgcGAACGACTCCTCACTCAGCTTCATGTTCACGCTGCCCCAGTCCACGTTGCTGCGCACGTCATCCGTGTCCACCACACGCTTGTCGCGCGGAGATCGGCCGGTCTTCGCGTACGACAGCACGCACAGCGTGCCGCGCGCGCTCAGCACTGTGTCCTTCTCAAGCTTCAGCGCCCACTGCACCAGCTCGGGGACGGTGAGGTTGCGGTGAATGATCGGAGCCATGGTCGACGTCTTGGTGGAGGGCAAGGATGGTTAGGGGTGGGGGTATTTGGATAGGGGGGTGCTATTTAGATATACGCCCGCTATGATGGGTCGTATTCTCCCTGGTTTCTTGTTTGCTAGTTTGCTTAGAAAATGTTGAGTAGGGTCACGGAGGCGTCGCTGATGGGGTACTGAAGTTCTGCGCGCGGCGCGAGACGGGGAAGAGGGACGGGATTGGGAAAATATTGGGGTGATGGGGAACGATAAAGCCAGTGACAGCGCAAgacacggcggcagcggcactaACGCGGAGAGCCTCGAGGTGAAGAGGAACGCACTGCACCAAGACGCCACTGAAATGCGGCGTGGCAGTGGTGTCCAGTTGCAGTGGCGTGGCACGCGCTTTACTTAACCaagcggcggtggggggggtaGCGGGGAATGGTGCGCCCGCCGTGGGGAGCCGAATCGTTGTCTTTTGTCGTcggtttcttttttttttgttttcgttcGGAATGTGAAATGGATGCCCATCTGTGCAGAGGTGGTCAAATGTCACATAATGTTCATGCGTTGGCGTGTGGGAGGGCACCTGCGGGGTGCCAAGGGAAAGCGCCTGGTATGCAGGGCAAGCTGGGAGGGCGGAGAGCCACCCCATGAGAGAACCGGAACACAAGACGAGCattcgaaaaaaaaaaaaaaaaaacagaagacGCCGAGATCACCCAGAATTgggggagtgagagagagcttccctcttttcgcaccgtctctctctctccctttctctgtaTGCGCGCGTGGGGGTCACTGGCACGCGTGGGCCGCTCGATTTAGACTGGCCGTCGCCTACCGGCTCAGCGTCGATGCCTCAGCGATATGTGCGAGAGAAGTCGCGACGCACGCGTGCGAGAAAAGAGACAtgggcagagggagggaaacgCTACCCAACAAAGACAAGAGTGGGCAGTGCTACCGTCTTTCGAGCCTCCGGGTGGACATCTAATGGCAtcgaaaacaaaaaaacaaCAGGCACAGTCACCACAGTTACGACGACAACTAAAGATCATATGCGGGCGCACCTCTGAGCTAGTCATGCTAGCGCGCGAAACGTACGAGGGATTTGTCGTCACGATCTTGATGGCAGCCcagggtggagggggagaagaaggcaaagagTCAAACAAAAGCCAACAGAGGCTGCCTTCGAAGATGATGAACAGCGCGACCGCGAGCacaggaggaagggagggggctCTTATCAGGCCACgaccttttcctctctctctctttcggaCGTGAAACACGGTAAACCAAATCCTATAGCCCCACCGCACTCTGCACGGCACAGTACACCGACGAACCCAAGTGAGAAAGTGACTGACGGATttaaagagagagaggagggcaaaGGCGACGCTCTCTGCTCGGAGAAAGAATATCAGCATGCACGAGCACGCCCCGCAcggtgagaggaggagggagggggggggctcagTTGATGTACCACAACAAAAGTCAGAGAGAGGCCagagcgaagaaaaaggcgtAGCGGAGGGAAACgcaaaagaagaaaaagggggaaaatgaaaaggcaaagacgcagggagagaaggaaagaaggaaacgAACGTGACGGCAGTAAAGCGGTAGAGTCGGCGAtgggggaggaaaggaggaaaggcaCGATGGCAGACAAGCGAGTGGGGCAAGAACGGGGAGGCGGCTGCAGATGACTCGGGCAAAGAAAAGCGGGGGAAGGAAACACGCCGGCCGGCCCCCGGCAGAACGCACCAAGCGCCAGGACAAGTATCagtgagggaaaagaggTGTCTGGAACGATCCCTCTCCTTGTCCCCCCGCACCAGCTTTCATATTtacacgtgtgtgggtgggtgggtgcaaGTGATCGGGCGACTCCGCATGGCTTCACATGGCAAGTGCGCAGCTTTTTATTTCTTTCGACTAAACTCCGCTTACGTGTGGCTCGGCCGGGGGGAGTGTCCTTGCCGTTacgcggtggtgctggagcgAGCTCGTTTCCGTGCTTTGGCTATCATTGTGACGCCTACAAAAGACTTGCGCGCAGTGTTGTTAGACGACGAAGATGATGATGAGCGGCGGGCAGGAGTGCCTCGTGCGCTTCTCCGGCTACCCTCAGCGTCGGTCCGTCGGTGAGTCGCTGAGGGCAGCGCTGTATCGGCCGAGGAGCCCGCGGAGTCCCCCTCCACGTCTGTCACGCTACCGTCATTGTTGGCTGCGACCTCGTCAAGGTTTGGCATACGCGGTGTTGGCGACGCCACTGCAACGGCGGCACGTGGCTGTCCATCGGCCGCCACATCGGGGCGCGGCGTCAGCGGggtcagcggcagcacagaCAGCGATGGCACCTCTGCAACCAGATTGGCCACCTCGTTGCGCAGTGGTTGAACCGTGGATAGGTGAGCACCACCGCTACCGCGTCCTACCACGGCAGTCATGGTGAGCACGTTGATAGTGTCCGCGTATTCGGCAACAAGACCTTCAGCACGCTCCAAGGCGGCTGTCTTGGCGGCCAACTGGTCCTCGAGCGTGTCCATGGTCGCCCGGGATTCAAGCTGAGCAGCCTGAACCTTCTCGAACGCCTCCTGGTGGTCGTGTACGAGGATTTGCAAGTGCTCGATGCGGGAGGTCAGTAGATCTTGCGACGACGGACTCGACGCAGACAAACTAAGGTGGTCGGGCTTGCTGAGGGCAGAAGCGAGACTAGCGCGACGGCTTCCAgcattgctgctgccgcctgtACCGCCTCCGTACTGTGCCTGGGTGGCAGCCAGCTGTGTCGTAATACCGCTGAGACTCTctcgcagcgcctcctgccgACGCGCCGCCTCAAGCTCTGGTGCGACTTTGCTCAGCACGAGGCCCCGTACTCGCGCCTTTAGCTCATCCAGCTCTGTCTCCCGTGccttcagctgctggcgGAGTTGCTTTAGCTCTTGCATCGTGCCTCCCCCCGCGGCTGTTGTCATGCGCTCCAGTTGATCGTAGCGCTCCTCCAGTTCCGCATAGTCAGTGCGTAGCGTAGCCAGTTCCTCACGCAGTTTCTCCGCGTCCGTTGCCTCCACGCGCAGCTGACTCACCTGCTGCTCCAGTGTCGCACAGGtctgccgcagcgtcgcTTCTCGCCCCTCCAGCTCCCGTGCCTGCCGGCGACTGAGCATGAGGTCCTCCTGCAAGCTGAACACCTGCAGAAATTGGGCCTGTTCGACGACCTCTACAGCAGAGGCTGCCGTTGTGAAGCTCTCAACTTCGGTCACAGCAGATACACCTGCATAAGATAACGGCTGCGGCGTCACGGAGTCGCTGATCTTGTTAAGAGCACGCGAGTCAGACTCAAGGTGACGTGAGGAGCGCCGTAGACGGTCCGCCTCACGGGTAAGTCGATGGTTCTCGTCCTGCAGCTTGCGCAACACAGCCTGTTGTTCCTTAAGCTCGTTCTCAACAACAGTCAAGTGCTCTTCTGCacgaagctgcgcagctctcgCGCGCTCTTCAGCACGGCGCGCCTCCACGACCTCCGCTGTGGTTGCCACCGTCCTCTGCCTGAGTTGCTCCTCAAACTCGGCCTGCACCAACGCAATTTTCTCCGTCGCGTCACCAATGGCAGCAGACAAGTTATCAGCGCGGTCTTGCTCAGCCATCGCATCGTTCGCCAGTGTGTCCATCGCAGAACGCAAGTTGttcagctccacctccttaTCCGCGAGTGCACTACGAAGGTCTGCAATGGTACTTGCTGCGGCGGCCTGCTCCCAAATCCACCGCGCAAAGGCTGCCTCCGCATGACTTGCAGGCACCGCACGACACAGAAAAGACGTGCTCACCGCATCTGCTCCACTGGTCTCCTCTTCGTCTattgcctcctcctcctcatctgcCACTGTGGAGCGACCTCGccgacgtcgccgccgctcgcACTGGCTGTCTGAGCTGGTGGTGTCGCTTGAAGTAGAACCTGTACCCAAGGACTCAAGACGCTCCTCCATAGAAGCGACCCACTCCAGTGCTCGACTCCAAGGTAAGAGTATCTCTCGTACACTTGTTGCTGTGGGCGACGCGCCTTTCACCGAAGAACCCACGCCAACGCTGGCAAAAGACTGCGCCGCGGCTTCTTTGTCCACAATCTCGCCTTGTACCGTCGCAGACGCAGCCCCCTTAGCCACTACTTCCACGACTCTGTAGAACGCCTTCGACATGTCTACCACGTGTGCCATGCCCAGTTGTACCTGCCTTGTTTGAACGCCAAAGGCAGACATGGTCGTCGTCAGCGCGTCTTGGAGACGCACTTCCTCGCAGTACTGCGCATCTTGCTGCTCCACTGCGCGATCCAGCTCCCTCTGGGTGGCCACAAGCTGTGCCATCACGTCGGATTTATCGGTAACGGCAGCTGCCAATGCAGCCTGCAGACGCGTCACTTCCCCCGTCAGCACAGCTCGGGCATCGTTGAGCTCCGAAGCGTTGCGATTCAGCTGCTCGAGAAGTGCCTCC includes these proteins:
- a CDS encoding putative glycosomal phosphoenolpyruvate carboxykinase, translating into MTEPIGGVWLLNPGYPGGRRDRGAKRMPLKLTRAVIDAIHDGSLDKEEYIVYPGWGLHIPKKCARVPSHLLDPRKAWKDVKAFNHTAKELVVMFQESFEKRFASKASDALKSAVPKYVECAHL
- a CDS encoding putative glycosomal phosphoenolpyruvate carboxykinase, with the translated sequence MPPVARLTPEQAMFWFIMGYTANVPGVEAGNLPVAKPVFSACFAGPFLVRHATFYGEQLAKKMTEHNARVWLLNTGYAGGRADRGAKRMPLKVTRAVIDAIHDGSLDKEEYIVYPGWGLHIPKKCARVPSHLLDPRKAWKDVKAFNHTAKELVVMFQESFEKRFASKASDALKSAVPKYVECAHL
- a CDS encoding putative glycosomal phosphoenolpyruvate carboxykinase, with amino-acid sequence MAPIIHRNLTVPELVQWALKLEKDTVLSARGTLCVLSYAKTGRSPRDKRVVDTDDVRSNVDWGSVNMKLSEESFAKAKKHAIDFLNSREHMFVVDCFAGHDERYRLKVRVITARPYHALFMYNMLIRPTQKELESFGEPEYTIYNAGECPADPSVPGITSKTSVSLNFKTQEEVILGTEYAGEMKKGILTVISS